The DNA window catgaagatcagGATACATCCAGTGTCTGCTCTGAATAGTGTGTTGgaaacaagggaaagaccttgtgacagcatggagagacagctgacaggaggaaagagaccccattggggctggcaagggttaccTACCCTGgtcagcagtatccagctctatgttttcaaaggtaaacaggatgctggagacacccacccaaggTTTCTAAGAAATTTAAAGGAAAAATACCCCTTGAGTCTGCGAGagtgggggcggaagatgactcaaagttggataacacggttaacaaTTTAGGAAcagaaacggatatgagaatggagagtacttcacaaaagactagttcaagatctgaagttagcaaagacatggatctccaggtttgtgtctgaggctagagcaaggcgacaatggtcagaGGTTTGAAGATTcctcaagggagaatgaaatgcttgagggagaagggacaagggcctcacattgatcaatacttcttacgaagtcagtcaagtcagtcgaatgaaatccagtgacaggaagcaagcCACacttcgcaggatatcagcacccatcatagatgtgaggaggacttgcgtggatacagctagtgatgaacctaatgatccttgtgaacccggtcagacgaaacagcgtaagagagaaaagaacctcaatgggcacaagcctggagttaaatggccaagagcttgtgataaaactgtgtgggacacaatAAACACTGATCTTtcttactttggaaaggttaaatggaacagttgaatagaagctggataaatttggggacatcatctacgcatatggaagcgagaggtttggaattgaaaaaaggaaggaaaaaatacaaaatattcctATTATGTCTAGAGGGTAACATGGGATTGAAcgtttagttagagaaaggaagcagttgaggaagcaatgtagaaaagcagaaacaaagtcagaaggagggactcaatctgttacaaaaggtcacaaaagataagcttgcaacattgtgcagagctgagcacctacagaaacgctacaaaaagaaagagaacTAATGATTTTGATTGTGCGAGAACGAACTTTTATGacgatccattcaaatttgtaaagaagatattaaccagtgagaaaaatggtacactaaaatcatctaagttttagctggagagatatttggaggaaacacatacagattcaaaaaggaaggagcctatgtcaattccttcagacatcccagcTATCAAtacacccgaataccaaatggaggactgtgcacctaagtggaaagaattagagcaagctgtgaaaaaagcaagggcatcatcatctccagggccttatggagttccgtacagagtgtacaagagtgcttctggagttctacgaatcctgtggaaattgatgaaagtggcatgggaaaaacaggttgtatcaAGAGCATGGCGTTGAGTAGGTGATGTCTTTATACCAAAAgtaaaagattctacaagcatcaatgaattttgtcctatttccctattaaaagtAGAAGGctagattttcttcagcattattgctcagagattgacaacctacctattaaagtactgcttcattgacacttcagtacaaaaagcaagcaTAACAGGTTTCCCaagatgcttagaacacatcagtgcaatctggcaacaaattcaatcacaaaaaaggagaggaaggagctccatgtgacattcctagatttggctaatgcatatggttcagtgccacatgaacttctttgggcagcatttgatttttttttaccgtaccgatgacaataacaaatttagtgaaagcctactttggatatttgcaatttagtttctcaatttcagaattcagcactatatggcaatgcctagaagttggaataatggcaggatatACCATTTCtacactggcttttaccatggcaatggaagtaattattagggcatcaaaatgggtagtgggaggagatcacttggcttctggaatccgactaccaccaattcaagcatacatggatgacatgacaacaatgattataacagtagcctgcactaatcggttattgggcaaattaaccaataacattgaatgggaacaaatgcaattcaagcccactaaatcaaggaacatttctataattaaaggtaaagtagtagataaaaggttttacattaacGGGGAGGCAATAAATATGAGATTGTtatacatacaataataaatacaacaggtGTATGTTGTGTTCATGGAATATAGAGACGGTTTAGTTATAGTAAAAAAATGGAATTAAATAGATCAGATTCTGTCGAGTTTAACATCCCGTGGGCGTACAGTTCATATTAAGACGAAAGTGAGGGAGGGCGTTGATTCAAAATGGGcaaaataacaagcaatatttctgtaatatttttaacattagctagATAGATTACGTTTAGAATTAggtatgtttaaaatgcaaaaggcAAAGCACATAGTTACATTAAAGAATCAAGACATgcagttaacatttattaaatgctgaaatacaaagtaaagggtTTGCCTGAAAAAAAGGGTGCTGCTTAAGtccactgtaatgtcattttaaatcttcATAAAACACGCATTAACCTTTAATGATCAAgtccattgttttaaaaaaaaataataaaaattgtagCTTAGCAGGACAGCTTAATCAATCGGACTCAGTCTGTATTGTCGGATCCAATTTACAATGTATTCAGTCGATGCACAAAGCAACCGCTGTATTGCACAGCCTGTTCTACTCACTTGAAACGCAAGATTTGAAATCTCAGacattatttgtgcatggttattttttttattatgttatttatttatttttgtgaatttaccAAGTTGATTTTAAATGGTTCAACTAAAATTGGGGGTGGGGCAGTAATTCAAACATGGGCGTTAGTCCATCCGGATCAGGTAGGCCTACAAAAAGACGTTGTGGGTAAAGGTGTCTTTCAcatcaaagatatatatatatatatatatatatagatatatatatatatatatatatatatatatatatatatatatatatatatatataatcagtcatattaaaaattaaaactgctgTGTACCGGCAGAATAAAAAAGgtgatctgtgtgtgttttatgaagacaaaaatgtgaatatataCCAGGACGTTTCAGACTACAtccttcaacttttttttgtattaattattcatatttatgTACCTACCTAACCtttttctttatatactgtatataacacacaAGGTActccattggtttgtatacaaCGTCTGTTCGGACAGCTTTTGAAAACATGACAGCCCCATAAGCtttgtactttttaactgttacacgaaatgtttaacatttaaaaactgctgccacaacCACGATTAATGCATTATTAATAGCGTTTAATAACATGATACCAAACCACGTTTACATTTAGAATGAAGGGCACATACACTGTgtataatgaaaacatgtattgtacATGTCCCTTCATTCTAAATAAAAACgttattaataatgcatttaaaattacatattagttacagtggggttCCCACTGAATTAAAGCGATTTCTAATGTTTTGCAACCGCCGATTGACTCTCGTCTCGGGGGTTTCGGGCCTATCCATCTTTCACTGCACTTTACTCAATGCCAAGACTACACACCCCCACGAATTAAAGgggaatggcagatgtaaggcGGCTTTCAATTGGATAATTTTACacgtactattttctttaaatgtattagtTCTCGTTTCATTTTCAGAGATCTGATTTGCCAAATTAGTACACGTAaaaattagaattacaacacgtactaaagtcaaatgagaacgtacaataaatatttgaaacgcGTACTAAATAATGCGTTTTTTGACTTGGTGGTCTTCCGTACAGCTGTCCCGCCCGGCGCTTTTCATTTGTCTATGTAGCTGCAAAACTTGGAATTCATCGTCCGTGATAGGCCACTTCGGCACATGGGGACCGCCTATCAGAAGACCCAGTGGTTTATAACATCTATATGTAAATTAGAACACTGAATTGGAGCACATTGACTTGTCAGTAGTGACGTTTTTTTTAACCCAATAGGAATACGACACCATAACCTCTCAGCAATCTGTGTCAATCAAAAATCACAGCGATTTACCTGACGTCATGCTGCTACACGACGATGcaacaacactgtttttattgtgtttaaaccgtgtttattttaaataattaatatggTATTTCACCAAAATCTGCTAAATAAAACAGCGTGTAAAGAAATACATGGTATACTATAAATCAATCACATGcgcaatttaaacaaatataacaagCATGTTAATTTCAGCGATACAGATGGAAGTATAATTGTTGACTGTAATGGAAAATGCTCTTTATAAAGAGACAGTGGgtggctcttaaaagagccttttTTTTCCAAATCAATTCGAGTAAACGCTTTATTTCTTAACCTCCAAATCCATACAAAGTGCGCCCCTGGCGTTTCAAAGCATATACCACATCCATAGCGGTGACTGTCTTTCTCTTTGCGTGCTCTGTGTAAGTGACAGCATCGCGGATCACATTCTCCAGGAACACTTTGAGCACCCCACGAGTCTCTTCGTAAATCAGACCAGAAATTCGCTTCACTCCGCCACGGCGAGCTAGACGTCGGATTGCAGGCTTGGTAATTCCCTGGATGTTATCACGCAGCACTTTCCGGTGCCGCTTGGCGCCTCCTTTACCGAGTCCTTTACCACCTTTTCCTCTCCCAGACATACTTATCTATTTCAATAAGACAGCGCTAAATAACAGAAAACAGTTGACATGGTGAATTTATAGAAATGAAGACGACCTGGTTGAAAACACAACCACTGCAGAGTGACAAGAATAGAACCCGCCCCAATGACAATGCAGAAATCTGAAGCTGCTGCACTTCGTTTTAACTGCATGCGTGCTGCTTTACATACTGAAACAGTGCAACACTAACTTGCTGTTTATCTGAACGATAAAATATACGATTGGCCCACTCTAAAACATAGTAGTAAGAACTACCCTTCTTGTGTGTAGTTCAGTTTACTCCAACTTGAAATAGCAATTAGATCATTTTATTCAAACTAAATGTAAGGAAGTACGACTGGAGTTGCTCTCTTTCGCTGCGGTATTACCTGTTTTTACAGGAAATATTACGGGTTAATTTACTTTCTatctttttatattatattttctgGAAAACATTAAAGCACAGACATTTTTCATCCTGTAAAAAGTATCCTTaagtattactttattttttattaaacctttgGACGTTTTGTGCAATCTTCgcgcggtatatatatatatatatatatatatatatatatatatatatatatatatatatatatatatatatagagagagagagagagagagagagagagagagagagagaaagtataAAGTATAAATGCAGTCTACTGCAGCTGGTAAAAGTGTATAACTAAGGGCTAATGCATTGTTAATGTTATAAAGCGCGCCAACGCGGAGTCCACTGCATGGcttttgtcgaccagtgggctgtAAGTTAGTGGTGTGCTCTGTACCGTTTCAGTTTCCAGTCCTTTTACCGGTCGTTCTGTTATAATTAGTTAAGTGTTGGCTCTCTTAGCTCCCCCTTTTGTTTAGGAGGTGTTCACCAGCTGTCATGGCACACCTACAACTACTAATATAATCCAACAAAGATCAATTCATGCACAGAAGTGGTCCCTTACTATGTGCATTACCAGTGTTGCAGATACGACATTAACCCATAAGCATAGCCCTAACCACAAAgaactgctaaataataataataataataataataataataataataataataataataataataataataataataatgccatatAGAAAATCTTGCAAATATTACTCTGGTGGCGAGAGGCATTGCTTTAATTTTAATAGCAATGGGGTATACTATAAATAGCCATTCTAGTTACATAACAAATACACGaacatacatagaaaaaaaatgtatgtagtttTATAAAGCTGTATGTCATAATGTAATTGGCATATCgacaaagacaaaaagcaacaaattaattaattttgctatCGTACTGAAAAGTGTGTTAACTTCCCCTGACACAAATCAGTTTATATCCCCAGTTTTAGACATGTCACATGTCATACGCACCAAATACGACCCCGGCTAGCCCCTTCTTCTGTGTAGTTCAGTTTACTCCAACTTGAAATAGCAATTAGATCATTTTATTCAAACTAAATGTAAGGAAGTACGACTGGAGTTGCTCTCTTTCACTCCGGTATTTCGAAGTTCTGATGATCTCAGTCAAAAATAGTACAATGTTACTTATTAAAAATAGAGTTACCACGGACAGATGACGCTTTGTATTCAATATCAGGTGCTGTTTGATTGTTTTCGTAAATATTTCGATGTTAAATTTAAAGTTTACAGCGGAAAGAAAACACAACTGCAATCAATTTTACCTTTCAGTAAAAGCGCACTGCTTCTGGTTGAGTCTAAAAGGTTCTCATCGAGTGGATAAATCTCGCCCTCTGTTGGCGTCTAACAAATTGAATGAACTTCAGTAGTTGGACTGTTATTGTAGTTTGCTTTTGTTGGTGTTTTCAATTCAGAAATGGCAGAAGTTGCGCCTGTAGCACCTACCGAAGCAGCCCCTGCTCCGATTAAGGCTGTCAAAACTGGTAAGAAAAAAACCGCTACCAAGTCTAAGAAAGCGGGGCCCAGCGTATCAGATCTCATCGTCAAGGCAGTGTCTGCTTCCAAGGAGCGCAGCGGGGTGTCTCTAGCCGCGCTGAAGAAAGCTTTGGCGGCCGGCGGTTACGATGTGGAAAAGAACAACTCCCGCGTCAACACGGCAGTCAAGAGCCTGGTCAGCAAGGAGACCCTGTTGCAGACCAAGGGCGTCGGCGCTTCTGGCTCCTTCAAACTCAACAAAAAGGTGGCTGAAGCCAAGGATAAGGCAGCTAAAAAGACTGCGCCCAAACCTAAGAAGCCAGTGGTGAAGAAAGCTGCTCCTAAGAAAGCTCCAGCAAAGAAACCCGCAACCAAGAAGGCAGCTACCAAGAGCCCGAAGAAAGCAAAGAAACCCGCGGCTAAGAAGGCAGCAACAAAGAGCCCCAAAAAGGCAAAGAAACCAGCGGCTAAGAAGCCAGCCAAGAGCCCAAAGAAAGCCGCTAAACCCCAGGCGGCGAAGACAAAGCGGGCAGCTCCTAAAAGACGCTGAACTGAAAAATCTGATGTGACCGTTTTGAAATAAAcccaaaggctcttttaagagccacCACAGCTTCCTAAAAAGAGCAAATTATCAGTTAAGATATGTATCTCTTAATAGGCATCCTACTAGTTAAATTAAATCATAGTTCTTGGTATCTACTGTCATATCTTTGCATATTTTTgcaatatgggaaaaaaaaaaaagtttcagattcctttggtttctttttatttttcatcgtGTTTATACCAGACTCAATTGAGTAGTTCAGACTAGTACAAAGTTATGTTTATGACAAATCATGTTTGTACACTGGTTTAATCTTTCATTTTGTTATCAAACGCAACCACCAATGGCACTGCACTCATTaatcaaaaaaacaataaaccacCCCGCCCCCTCGCCCTGACTATGCAAATCGTGTATCCAGCAACCACTCTTTAATTCGGTGATAGCAAAGGCCAATCATTATCTACAGGCTTCGTGATAGGTCACTTAAATACTGTACGTTCTCACCAATCAGAGTGAATCAGAGGGTATAAATTGTGCTGAACCGCGCTGAAATGTTATACGCTATTGcatagtaaataaacaaataaataaatactactttaGAATGTCTGGTAGAGGTAAAACCGGCGGGAAAGCAAGAGCAAAGGCGAAGTCTCGTTCATCCAGAGCAGGGCTGCAGTTCCCAGTCGGTCGTGTTCATAGGCTGTTGCGGAAAGGAAACTATGCTCAGCGTGTGGGCGCTGGAGCCCCGGTCTATCTGGCCGCGGTGCTCGAGTACCTGACTGCTGAAATCCTAGAGCTGGCCGGCAACGCTGCCCGGGACAACAAGAAAACCAGAATCATCCCGCGTCACCTGCAGCTCGCTGTCCGCAACGACGAGGAGCTCAACAAGCTGATGGGAGGTGTCACCATCGCTCAGGGCGGAGTGCTGCCCAACATCCAGGCTGTGCTGCTGCCCAAGAAAACCGAGAAGCCAGCTAAGGCCAAGTAAACTGCTGCTGGTGTCTTGCGTCTGAATACCGAAacaaaggctcttttaagagccgCCCACACTTTCAATAGAAGAGCATCTTAAAAATTAGTTTAACAGTTTAGTAAATACCAGTATCTTATTTCGCTTGCAATGAAATGCGTTTAGCCTGTATTACATTGATTTCGCCctatcaagtgtgtgtgtgtgtatatgtgtatatatatatatatatatatatatattacacacatacatacttacacacaattttctgcttttatacagaaaaaaagcttGAGCGGGTGAACTTGCAGCAGTGGATACGGTTTGTGTTGCATTTACATTGGTTTAGCTGGCGATAGTCCTGCATCGGGGCCGGTGACCAGCAAAAGCGGGTCGAGTTACGGTCGGAATGTTAACTTTCGCGGTTCGGGTCAAACATTTTCGGGCCAGTGTCGGGTTTCAATCACTAAAAACGTACTAGAAGGTAAGTCACTTTATTTCCTCCACTAAAGCCGGAGGCTAAAGCGGGCCGTcgtgggtaagaagacggtgctgcagAGGTTCGGGTTGGAAGCGGGTCGAAAAAATCGGACCCGTGCAGGACTCTTGCTGGAGACTCACAAGTTCAGTGGCCGTTCTTGCTTCGTGTCAAACTAAACCGCTACTGCCCGCAAGATACGAATGTCCAAATGCGAGCTCTTACCTTACCAGAGAATAAACTATAAACAAAGGAAAGTCGTTCGcgttaaaatacatttcaaactgttCAAAATATTTCTGCAACTTTGGGAAAGCAACGGTAAGACTcggcagaaaaaaatatttcattcaaCAGCAGTTATTAAAACAGCTTTTGTAAAAGCAACTAAATACTTTGTACACAGACCTTCACTCATTTATAACCGATTCAATAATCTGAGTGTTAGTATTATTGCACTGTGTAAACggtactgcatttaaatattaaacaggcAATTGTAAtctcaaactttttaaaagtcgAGTTCATCTgacttacaaaattaaaaaaaaaacaataattgtgtgggTCAAATACTACACACGATGAACATACATCTCTTTCACGAAATGttccatatttattaaatattacaagtCAGCGGATTTGTGACTGAATAAATAAGACGCACTTTGCAAAGTATAGATAGAGCTACGTTTCGAGTGTGCAGTATGTGTTTGGTTAAATAACAAATTCTAAATATCCAAATTAAAGTTGTATATCTAACAAGGTCAGTAAAACAGCTTTAACCAAATGAAGTCTAATTCTTCTTTTAGGCTTTGTAGGTGGCTCTTAGAAGAGCCTTTGGGTTTTTAAAGAGTTGAACAGaagatttgtttgtttacttggagctggtgtacttggtgacggccttggtgccctcagacACGGCGTGCTTGGCCAGCTCTCCCGGGAGCAGAAGACGCACGGCTGTCTGGATCTCCCTGGAAGTGATGGTGGAGCGCTTGTTGTAGTGAGCCAGACGAGAAGACTCGCCGGCGATGCGTTCGAAAATGTCGTTGACAAACGAGTTCATGATTCCCATCGCCTTAGAAGAGATCCCGGTATCAGGGTGAACCTGCTTCAGCACTTTGTACACGTAGATAGCATAGCTCTCCTTCCTGGTCTTTCTACGCTTCTTTCCTCCCTTAGCCGGGTTCTTCACAACGGCTTTCTTTGAGCCCTTCTTTGGGGCGAGTGCTGCTTTGGGCTCGGGCATTTCCTCACAAGTTTTTTAGTAAGTGACTAGTCCGGGTCTACCGCTTATGTAGTCGTCTGCAACTTTTGGGGGGGTGGGCGTGGCAGCGGTGTCAGACTGCTAAAGTAAGCCAATCAACATCTAAACGCAAGGTTGACTTCGTTTAATTGGTTAGTGAGGCACGCGAGTACAGTTGCGAGAATTTTGAATCTGGCGTCTTTTCAAACTCATTTCAAGAAACCTTTGTTTGATTTTGGCGGTTTTTCATTTGAATTCGCAGCTAAAGTTACTACTTTATGATATATGTTATCACGATAAGTAGACCACCCCCAACCAACACAACGTAGAATCAGTCATGTCATCTGATAAAATACCGATCAGGTTCTAccgtgttattatatatatatatatatatatatatatatatatagatatatatatctatatatatatataatatataatattatgataCTATCTATAACTTAATATCATTATCAACTAGTTTTCTTCATTATTAAGCATTTCTAGTGATTCATCGGTATGAATGCTGGATCATTTTTTCTGAAGCTTTGTGTGTAAATACATGCATTTGAGAATACAACTAGGCTCTTAATTTCAATAGCATGTTTTTGGACAATTTAAGTGATGGGGACAATGCTAACTTGATATTAGTAAAatcattaaactttttaaatggaACTGTGGGCGTCTCTAAAAAAACgattttgtatttagtttagtCGATTTATTATATTCAGTTTCCTTCTGAAAAGTCCATTGACAAcgtataaatatttataccttttTACAGGTctttctattttattatatatatatatatatttctatatataatataggtaTCCAGTATATATATTATGGTGTATTCATTGGGTCTTAATGTTTGacccacacatttttttttccttctcatttAGCAAAGCAAATgcacttatttgttttgttttggaaaggGGAAGAGGACCTGGTTGAAACCCTGCCCAGTGACAAGAGCGGCGTATTGTAAACCCCGCCCATGTCAGCACGTTGTACACGTAGTTAGCATAGCTCTCTTTCCTGGTCTTTCTGCGCCTCTTTCCTCTTAGTCGGGTTCTTCAAATAGCTTTTTTTGAGCTCTTTGGGGCAGTTGCTGCTTTTCGCTGGAGCGTTTACTCACTAGTTTTCAATAAAAATGAGTAAGTAATCAGCATTTTAAACGCAGTGGTGACTTCGTTTAATTAGTTAGTGAGGCACGTTGTAATTTGCCAGAAATTTTGAATCGGCGCATTTTCTCAAACTTTCATTTGAAGAAACCTTTGTTTGATTTTGGcggttttacattttgaattcGCTTTACATGAGGATGTACTCCAATACAATAGTGCTTATTCATCTGGTGGCATAGCAAGGTTGTGTTGCATCTTATTGTAGTACAGTAGACTTTATTTTATGGCCAGTTCTACCGAATATCCCCTTTTCAGgcagtgattatatatatatatatatatatatatatatatatatatatatataaacacacacacaatattcttGATAAACGGGTAACTCAATATTGATTTAGTTTATCAGCTAGTTTTCTTCATTATTAAGTATTTCTAGCGATTCATCGGTATCCTGCTGGATCATTTTCTGATTAAAAGTGAAGCCTTGTGTGTAAATACATGCATTTGAGAACACAACTAGGCTCTATTAGTTTGAATAGCATGCTTTTGGACAATTTAAGTGATGGTGCCAACTTTAAGTAAAAGGCATTTAACTTTAAATGGAACTGGGCTTCTCTAAAAACACGCCTTTATATTTAGTGTGTGGGTGTAAATATATGTAATTGCTTGTAATAATTAAACTTCggtaatttaaatgtaaaccccaaACAAACTCCataaataaaagataattaaCGCTTTTCAGTAAGGTCGgtggctctgaaaagagcctgTTCAAAATAGTTTCTTTAATCTGGTTTAAGCGCGTTCTCCACGGATGCGGCGGGCCAGCTGGATGTCTTTGGGCATGATGGTAACCCTCTTGGCGTGAATGGCACACAGGTTGGTATCCTCAAAGAGCCCCACTAGGTAAGCTTCGCTCGCTTCTTGCAGCGCCATAACAGCAGAGCTCTGGAAGCGCAGGTCAGTTTTGAAATCCTGAGCAATTTCCCTGACAAGACGCTGGAAAGGCAATTTGCGGATCAGCAGCTCTGTAGATTTCTGATAGCGGCGGATCTCCCTCAGAGCCACAGTACCGGGCCTGTAACGATGAGGCTTCTTCACGCCCCCAGTAGCAGGAGCACTCTTTCGTGCAGCTTTAGTTGCTAGCTGCTTCCTGGGCGCCTTTCCTCCAGTAGACTTACGAGCAGTTTGCTTGGTTCTTGCCATCTTCACAAACTCACAACCTCACACAGTCCAGATTGTATAAAAATGAGAAATGAGCGTCGCCTCCAGCGTTTATAAAGAGCAGTTCGCTTTCCTTGATTGGTTAAACCCCTACGTGTTTCCACATGACCAGTCCGCAAACATGATTGGGTAGTTTGAATTTGGCGCGCTTTTTGAATTTGTTTGTTCATCATAGTCTAGCGTTCATAATtgtatttttgctttgtatttacgTTGTTACTAAAACAAATCACGTTAACTAAACAATTTCTTCTTAAGGTTTAACCATCCTAATTTTGTAAAACTATGTTCACGTTACTCTCACCGGCTATATTGTAAAGACATGCTTGGTTTAGTGTTTAATTCAGAGCAGTTTAAATTATTTCAACAAATGCCACACAAAGAGACTGGATAAAAAACGTTTAAATGTAGCATTAGTCAGATAACTTTTAACCTTAATATATGACGATTGCTCAATAAAATGCAGTCGTGGTGAATGTAATCTGCTCTTATATTCAAGGTGTGGGTGTCTCTTAAAATAACCTTAATTTCTGTATTAATACACGGGTCGTCTGTGATTTACCTGCTCTTGGCTTGTTTCTGTTATGGGCAGCACTCCGCCCTGGGCGATGGTGGCGCCTCCCATCAGCTTGTTGAGCTCCTCGTCGTTGCGGACAGCGAGCTGCAGGTGACGCGGGATGATTCTGGTTTTCTTGTTGTCCCGGGCAGCGTTGCCGGCCAGCTCTAGGATTTCAGGAGTCAGGTACTCGAGCACCGCGGCCAGATAGACCGGGGCTCCAGCGCCGGAACGAGACTTCGCCTTGGCTCTCGACTTTCCAGCAGTTTGTGAACAAAACCATGTTTGGTATAATGGATGCGTGAAAATGTTTCcactgtgaacaaaataaaataatcatgtcaatgttgtaaaattatatttccaATAACTTCACATTTTTATTACTCAAGCAAGTGAGAGAATTTGTTGGATtcgatttaatacatttttaatgcatacGTAGCTGCGCATTCAACCAGGTTCCCTTCtcattcacaaaataaattaccTTGCAGtt is part of the Polyodon spathula isolate WHYD16114869_AA chromosome 13, ASM1765450v1, whole genome shotgun sequence genome and encodes:
- the LOC121325391 gene encoding histone H4, translating into MSGRGKGGKGLGKGGAKRHRKVLRDNIQGITKPAIRRLARRGGVKRISGLIYEETRGVLKVFLENVIRDAVTYTEHAKRKTVTAMDVVYALKRQGRTLYGFGG
- the LOC121325380 gene encoding histone H1-like; this translates as MAEVAPVAPTEAAPAPIKAVKTGKKKTATKSKKAGPSVSDLIVKAVSASKERSGVSLAALKKALAAGGYDVEKNNSRVNTAVKSLVSKETLLQTKGVGASGSFKLNKKVAEAKDKAAKKTAPKPKKPVVKKAAPKKAPAKKPATKKAATKSPKKAKKPAAKKAATKSPKKAKKPAAKKPAKSPKKAAKPQAAKTKRAAPKRR
- the LOC121325384 gene encoding histone H2A-like; translated protein: MSGRGKTGGKARAKAKSRSSRAGLQFPVGRVHRLLRKGNYAQRVGAGAPVYLAAVLEYLTAEILELAGNAARDNKKTRIIPRHLQLAVRNDEELNKLMGGVTIAQGGVLPNIQAVLLPKKTEKPAKAK
- the LOC121325388 gene encoding histone H2B 1/2-like; this translates as MPEPKAALAPKKGSKKAVVKNPAKGGKKRRKTRKESYAIYVYKVLKQVHPDTGISSKAMGIMNSFVNDIFERIAGESSRLAHYNKRSTITSREIQTAVRLLLPGELAKHAVSEGTKAVTKYTSSK
- the LOC121325382 gene encoding histone H3, whose protein sequence is MARTKQTARKSTGGKAPRKQLATKAARKSAPATGGVKKPHRYRPGTVALREIRRYQKSTELLIRKLPFQRLVREIAQDFKTDLRFQSSAVMALQEASEAYLVGLFEDTNLCAIHAKRVTIMPKDIQLARRIRGERA